Part of the Dehalococcoidales bacterium genome is shown below.
GACGACGACGAGTAGTCCGGTGGTGAAGGCTAGACGCAACGCAACAAGCCCGCAGCCAACCACCTAGCTCACGCCGGCTGACACGCCATCCGGATAGGTCGCCCAGCACAGAGAGGTCTTCTCTTGGTACGGACGACATGAATGAACAGGAAGGCAGGCAATACTATCTATCTCGGAAGTCGGGAATCCTGTCACTATTTGACACTCATGCGAACGCGTGGAGGCCATTCCTTGCCAATCACTACGGTGACGAGTTCACCAATACGGTCCTGAGAGAAGCCCGCGAGCAACATGAAGCTCTGATTCCCGAAATTGCGTATATTGGCGGTGACGGGAATCCTATGACCCGCCACCTTGTCCGGTCAACCACGAGCCTGGCTCTCTACAAAGCTATGAAGGTACGGGGTAAGACGGCAAGAGAAACTGGCAAGATTGTCTATGATGCGGTTGTCGCGAGTGTGAGCCAGTTACCTCCTTCCACCTTCAAGGAGTTGAGCGCGGAGTACATAGCCCAGGAAAAAGAGCAGGCGCGGAAGTCTCAAGACCACTGCTATGCTGGAGACTGGGTGTGGGAGTTTGTTGAAGGGGATGGTGTAGAGTTCGACTATGGCCGCGATTTCCTGGAGTGCGGCACTCAGAAGCTCTATCACGCCCACGGGGCAGACTCGTTTCTGCCTTTCTACTGCTACCTTGACTTTATTACCCACAGAACAATCGGTTGGGGATTTGCCAGGTCAATGACCTTGGCCGAAGGCCACGGGAAATGTGACTTTCGATGGAAAAAGGGTGGCGAAACGAGAAAAGGGTGGTCCCCACCTTCCATCGGGGAAGAGTACAACTAGAAGAGCGGCAGCCTTTCCCGCATCTGTGCAGGAATGCCTACTGCTGCGCCATCTGCCAGGACTTGCCTTCGGTCGTAATTGACGGGGCAATCACCATCTCTGCCTGCTGCATCTCCCTGATGGTTGATGCACCGCAGAACCCCATCGCCGTGCGG
Proteins encoded:
- a CDS encoding L-2-amino-thiazoline-4-carboxylic acid hydrolase; the protein is MNEQEGRQYYLSRKSGILSLFDTHANAWRPFLANHYGDEFTNTVLREAREQHEALIPEIAYIGGDGNPMTRHLVRSTTSLALYKAMKVRGKTARETGKIVYDAVVASVSQLPPSTFKELSAEYIAQEKEQARKSQDHCYAGDWVWEFVEGDGVEFDYGRDFLECGTQKLYHAHGADSFLPFYCYLDFITHRTIGWGFARSMTLAEGHGKCDFRWKKGGETRKGWSPPSIGEEYN